A single window of Achromobacter xylosoxidans DNA harbors:
- a CDS encoding TetR/AcrR family transcriptional regulator, which translates to MAERGRPRNFDRAQALRKAMEVFWSKGYEGASLTDLTAAMGINSPSLYGAFGSKEGLFREAVQLYRDTDGAASRRALAAGATAREGVCGMLLAAAERFTAPGAPPGCLIVLGAPSGAESHDGVGVFLGDNRREMQSRILARLTAAASAGELPAGADLKGLAAFYTTILHGMSIQARDGASRKTLQAVARQAMCAWDALTGSAPQSDPPSGRAHA; encoded by the coding sequence ATGGCAGAACGTGGGCGCCCCCGGAACTTCGACCGAGCCCAGGCCTTGCGCAAGGCCATGGAAGTCTTCTGGTCGAAGGGATACGAAGGAGCATCGCTAACCGATCTGACGGCCGCGATGGGCATCAACTCGCCCAGCCTCTACGGCGCATTCGGCTCAAAAGAAGGACTATTTCGCGAGGCCGTGCAGCTTTATCGCGACACCGATGGCGCCGCTTCGCGCCGCGCGCTGGCCGCGGGCGCCACCGCCCGCGAAGGGGTCTGCGGCATGCTGCTGGCGGCGGCCGAGCGCTTCACCGCCCCCGGCGCCCCGCCCGGTTGCCTGATCGTGCTGGGCGCGCCGTCCGGCGCGGAAAGCCACGACGGCGTGGGCGTCTTCCTGGGCGACAACCGCCGCGAAATGCAAAGCCGCATCCTCGCCCGCCTGACCGCTGCCGCCAGCGCCGGCGAGCTGCCCGCGGGGGCCGACCTGAAAGGCCTCGCGGCGTTCTACACCACGATCCTTCACGGAATGTCGATCCAGGCGCGCGACGGCGCCAGCCGCAAGACCCTGCAAGCCGTGGCGCGCCAGGCAATGTGCGCCTGGGATGCGCTCACGGGCAGCGCGCCCCAATCCGACCCGCCCTCCGGCCGGGCCCACGCCTGA
- a CDS encoding Fur family transcriptional regulator, producing the protein MDHTRLRVAGIKATFPRLKILDIFHQHADQHLSAADIYRSLISEHSSIGLATVYRVITQLEDAGLLKRTQLDSHSTVYELNDKGHHDHLVCRHCGRIQESSDSAMTQLVRKIARQSGFALDSYSLVLYGGCGCHKGGPALSIGEFE; encoded by the coding sequence ATGGACCATACCCGCCTGCGGGTGGCCGGCATCAAAGCCACCTTCCCGCGCCTGAAGATCCTGGACATCTTCCACCAGCACGCGGACCAGCACCTGAGCGCGGCGGACATCTACCGCAGCCTCATCTCGGAACACAGCAGCATCGGCCTGGCCACGGTTTATCGCGTCATCACGCAACTCGAGGACGCCGGACTGCTCAAACGTACTCAGCTCGACTCGCACTCCACCGTGTACGAACTGAACGACAAGGGACACCACGACCACCTCGTCTGCCGCCATTGCGGCCGGATCCAGGAGTCCAGCGACAGCGCAATGACGCAACTGGTGCGCAAGATCGCCAGGCAAAGCGGCTTCGCGCTGGACTCCTACAGCCTGGTGCTTTACGGCGGCTGCGGCTGCCACAAGGGCGGTCCCGCCCTTTCCATCGGAGAATTCGAATGA
- a CDS encoding DNA-3-methyladenine glycosylase I, with product MNANSDFSDGLARCGWVDTSAEYMAYHDTEWGFPQGDDRALFEQLCLEGFQSGLSWRTILSKREAFRRGFAGFDPAKVARFGEAQIQALLADAGIVRHRGKIEAVINNAQRALEMIEREGSLGAFLWRFEAPAGASSTRGASTSAQSEALSKALKKLGWKFVGPTTVYAFMQSVGMVNDHHPDCHCHAPSERARKVFRRPAQAAADKGGAAGP from the coding sequence ATGAACGCCAATTCCGACTTCTCCGACGGCCTTGCCCGCTGCGGCTGGGTCGACACATCCGCCGAATACATGGCGTACCACGATACCGAATGGGGCTTCCCGCAAGGCGACGACCGCGCCCTGTTCGAGCAATTGTGCCTAGAAGGCTTCCAGTCGGGCCTGAGCTGGCGCACCATCCTGAGCAAGCGCGAGGCGTTCCGCCGCGGCTTTGCCGGCTTCGATCCGGCCAAGGTCGCGCGCTTCGGCGAAGCGCAGATCCAGGCGCTGCTGGCCGATGCCGGCATCGTGCGCCATCGCGGCAAGATCGAGGCCGTCATCAACAACGCGCAACGCGCGCTCGAAATGATCGAGCGCGAGGGCTCGCTGGGGGCGTTCCTGTGGCGCTTCGAGGCCCCGGCCGGGGCCTCGTCCACGCGCGGCGCATCGACCTCGGCGCAATCCGAGGCCTTGTCCAAGGCGCTCAAGAAGCTGGGCTGGAAGTTCGTGGGGCCGACCACCGTCTATGCGTTCATGCAGTCGGTGGGCATGGTCAACGACCACCATCCCGACTGCCATTGCCACGCTCCGAGTGAGCGGGCCCGCAAGGTGTTCCGGCGGCCGGCCCAGGCTGCCGCGGACAAGGGCGGGGCCGCCGGCCCGTGA
- a CDS encoding 3-oxoacyl-ACP reductase family protein, whose amino-acid sequence MQNLNGKVAFVTGGSRGIGAAIVRRLAADGADVAFTYVSASSRDSAAALARELEAGGRRARAIQADSADPAQVRQAVEQAIDELGPVDVLVNNAGIFLAGPLGEVTLDDYERTMNINVRAPFVAIQAAQASMPDGGRIINIGSCLAERSGRAGVTLYSASKSALLGMTRGLARDLGARGITANVVHPGPIDTDMNPADGERAGDLVAVLSLPHYGETRDIAGMVAFLAGPDGRYVTGASLAVDGGYAA is encoded by the coding sequence ATGCAGAATCTGAACGGAAAAGTGGCTTTCGTAACCGGCGGCAGCCGCGGCATCGGCGCGGCGATCGTGCGGCGCCTGGCGGCGGATGGCGCCGACGTCGCCTTCACCTATGTCAGCGCGTCGTCGCGCGACAGCGCCGCCGCGCTGGCACGCGAACTGGAAGCCGGCGGCCGCCGCGCGCGGGCCATCCAGGCGGATTCGGCCGATCCGGCGCAGGTGCGCCAGGCGGTGGAGCAGGCCATCGACGAACTGGGGCCGGTGGACGTGCTGGTGAACAACGCGGGCATCTTCCTCGCCGGCCCGCTGGGCGAGGTCACGCTGGACGACTACGAGCGCACCATGAACATCAACGTGCGCGCGCCATTCGTGGCCATCCAGGCGGCGCAGGCGTCGATGCCGGATGGCGGGCGCATCATCAATATCGGCAGTTGCCTGGCGGAACGCTCGGGCCGCGCGGGCGTGACGCTGTACTCGGCCAGCAAGTCGGCGTTGCTGGGAATGACGCGTGGACTGGCGCGCGACCTTGGCGCGCGCGGCATCACCGCCAACGTGGTGCACCCGGGGCCCATCGACACCGACATGAACCCGGCCGACGGCGAACGCGCCGGCGACCTGGTGGCGGTGCTGTCACTGCCACATTACGGTGAGACGCGCGACATCGCGGGCATGGTCGCCTTCCTGGCCGGGCCGGACGGGCGCTACGTGACGGGAGCCAGCCTGGCGGTGGATGGCGGCTACGCGGCCTGA
- a CDS encoding AsmA family protein — translation MTRKTKIAGGIVGGIVLLVAVLVVVVATFDWNRARPMINERVSAAIGRPFAINGDLSVEWSRESDEGGWRAWVPWPRVVANDISVANTEWGKAPQFATLKRGEFSLSPLPLLSQRVVIRRIQLTEPAADLERLADGRANWVFTLPESGEPSPWVLDINEIGFDKGRVGLSDAILQADLTVVVDPLGKPVPFADVAGASFVPEDAAATAPRDYVFGWKAEGKYKGLATKGEGKVGGMLALQDPRQPFPVQADVTIGGTKAAVAGTLTDPVNLGALDLRLKLSGGSMAQLYPLTGVTLPDTPPYSTDGHLVAKLRNAGGAVFDYRDFNGRVGGSDLHGDVSFALSAPRPKLTGKLTSRQLRMEDLGPLIGVPSGKQAPAQDKPKDAPAKRAGGKVLPTQAFRTDRWRDMDADVALEAGRIVHDAKLPLSDLSVHLVLQDGQLTLDPLRFGMAGGSMAATVRLDGSQQTLTGRVDMHARRLRLKQLFPSAQAMQKTLGELNGDLALSGTGNSVAALLGSASGDVKMLVNDGVISRSLMEIAGLNVGNYVVSKLFGDDEVKINCGAADLSMKNGVMTPRVFVFDTENALINITGTTDFKNEKLDLDITPDSKGFRIFSLRSPLYVRGTFGSPDVGVHVGPLAARGAGMVALGVILTPAAGLLALIAPSTTDDNSCGTLLKQMRTPPKAPAPKGK, via the coding sequence ATGACACGCAAAACAAAAATAGCGGGCGGAATCGTGGGGGGCATTGTCCTCCTGGTGGCGGTGCTGGTGGTGGTGGTCGCGACCTTCGACTGGAACCGTGCCCGGCCGATGATCAACGAGCGGGTCAGCGCGGCCATCGGCCGTCCCTTCGCCATCAATGGCGATCTCAGCGTGGAATGGTCGCGGGAATCGGACGAAGGCGGCTGGCGTGCCTGGGTGCCATGGCCGCGCGTCGTGGCCAATGACATCAGCGTCGCCAACACCGAATGGGGCAAGGCGCCGCAGTTCGCCACCCTGAAACGCGGCGAGTTCAGCCTGTCGCCGCTGCCGTTGCTGAGCCAGCGGGTGGTGATACGCCGGATCCAGCTGACCGAGCCCGCCGCCGACCTGGAGCGGCTGGCGGATGGCCGCGCCAATTGGGTTTTCACGCTGCCCGAGTCGGGCGAGCCGTCGCCCTGGGTGCTGGATATCAATGAAATCGGCTTCGACAAGGGGCGGGTCGGCCTGTCGGACGCGATCCTGCAGGCCGACCTGACCGTGGTGGTCGACCCCTTGGGCAAACCGGTGCCTTTCGCCGATGTCGCGGGCGCTTCCTTCGTGCCGGAGGATGCGGCCGCCACGGCGCCGCGCGACTACGTTTTCGGCTGGAAGGCCGAGGGCAAATACAAGGGCCTGGCGACCAAGGGCGAAGGCAAGGTGGGCGGCATGCTCGCCTTGCAGGACCCCAGGCAGCCCTTCCCGGTGCAGGCCGATGTGACAATCGGCGGCACCAAGGCAGCGGTCGCCGGCACGCTGACCGACCCGGTGAACCTGGGCGCGCTGGACCTGCGGCTGAAACTCTCCGGGGGGTCGATGGCGCAACTGTACCCGCTGACTGGCGTGACCCTGCCGGACACGCCGCCGTATTCGACCGACGGCCATCTGGTGGCCAAGCTGCGCAACGCCGGCGGCGCCGTCTTCGATTACCGCGACTTCAACGGCCGGGTCGGCGGCAGCGACCTGCACGGCGACGTGTCGTTCGCGTTGAGCGCGCCGCGTCCCAAGCTGACCGGCAAGCTGACGTCCAGGCAGTTGCGCATGGAAGACCTGGGGCCGCTGATCGGCGTGCCCTCGGGCAAGCAGGCGCCGGCCCAGGACAAGCCCAAGGATGCGCCGGCCAAGCGGGCCGGCGGCAAGGTCCTGCCGACCCAGGCGTTTCGTACCGATCGCTGGCGCGACATGGACGCCGACGTGGCGCTGGAGGCCGGCCGCATCGTGCATGACGCCAAGCTGCCCCTGTCCGATCTGTCGGTCCATCTGGTGCTGCAGGACGGCCAGCTGACGCTGGACCCGCTGCGCTTCGGCATGGCGGGCGGCAGCATGGCCGCGACGGTGCGGCTGGACGGTTCCCAGCAGACGCTTACGGGACGCGTCGACATGCATGCGCGGCGGCTGCGCCTGAAGCAGTTGTTTCCCTCCGCGCAGGCCATGCAGAAGACGCTGGGCGAACTCAATGGCGACCTGGCGTTGTCCGGCACCGGCAATTCGGTGGCCGCGCTGCTGGGATCGGCCAGCGGTGATGTGAAGATGCTGGTCAACGATGGCGTGATCAGTCGCAGCCTGATGGAGATCGCCGGACTCAATGTCGGCAATTATGTGGTCTCCAAACTGTTCGGTGACGACGAGGTGAAGATCAACTGCGGCGCCGCCGATCTGTCGATGAAGAACGGCGTGATGACACCGCGCGTATTCGTGTTCGACACCGAGAACGCGCTGATCAACATCACAGGCACCACCGATTTCAAGAACGAGAAACTGGATCTGGACATCACGCCGGACAGCAAGGGTTTTCGCATCTTCTCGCTGCGTTCGCCGCTGTACGTGCGCGGCACCTTCGGATCGCCGGACGTGGGCGTGCACGTGGGACCGCTGGCGGCGCGCGGCGCGGGCATGGTGGCGTTGGGCGTGATCCTGACGCCCGCCGCCGGCCTGCTGGCCCTGATCGCGCCCAGCACGACCGACGACAATTCTTGCGGCACGCTGCTCAAGCAGATGCGGACACCGCCCAAGGCGCCCGCGCCCAAGGGCAAGTAG
- a CDS encoding sensor domain-containing diguanylate cyclase, protein MLRIDLRRLILWISLLSIFLVLAAGLHASYLVQRDLLLHNALESNRVYAAKLAATTEYFLGDLRRHLAYSADVLADMETHPGLMASETRRQEEQLGHFNSSFVVSAQGEVLAVSTSYPQLRGQHMTSDAAKTALTTRRPFISEPFRASNGRWLILYTHPIFSRDYRYLGYIAGTLYLHEDNVLDRLLGQHFNRDDSLLYVLSRDGTLIYHPDRSRLGQASADKAALAAALRGETGEIRFTDASRNAILAGYAPVPSTGWTIIAQRPVASTLLPLNDLLMATARNTLPLLVMSIVLIWLLSRWIARPLGELAGIAKRMQDPDSAERIRKVRSWYFEASQLKRALLMGLTSIQHKIRDLRRASTTDTLTSLLNRRGLNEAMALLQAAETPLAIVALDIDHFKNINDRYGHAAGDRALQILAALLTEGSRGGDTVARSGGEEFVMLMPGASLAAAVGAAERLRLKLERLGTDTGLPAPITLSAGVACYPAHGATLDEVMQRADRALYYAKNHGRNAVCVADNHAADGARMALPR, encoded by the coding sequence ATGCTCCGCATCGACCTACGGCGCCTCATCCTCTGGATCAGCCTGCTGTCGATCTTCCTGGTACTGGCGGCGGGCCTGCATGCCAGCTACCTGGTGCAGCGCGACCTGCTGCTGCATAACGCGCTCGAGAGCAACCGGGTCTACGCGGCCAAGCTGGCGGCCACCACCGAATATTTCCTGGGCGACCTGCGCCGGCACCTGGCCTATAGCGCCGATGTGCTGGCGGACATGGAGACCCATCCCGGACTCATGGCGTCGGAAACCCGCCGCCAGGAAGAGCAGCTGGGCCATTTCAACTCCAGCTTCGTGGTATCGGCGCAAGGCGAGGTGCTGGCGGTGTCGACCTCGTATCCGCAGCTGCGGGGCCAGCACATGACCAGCGATGCCGCCAAGACGGCGCTGACCACGCGGCGGCCATTCATCAGCGAACCGTTTCGCGCCAGCAACGGGCGCTGGCTGATCCTGTACACCCATCCCATCTTCTCGCGCGACTACCGCTATCTCGGCTATATCGCCGGCACGCTCTACCTGCACGAGGACAACGTGCTGGACCGCCTGCTGGGCCAGCATTTCAACCGCGACGATTCCCTGTTGTACGTGCTGTCGCGCGATGGCACCCTGATCTACCATCCGGACCGCAGCCGCCTCGGCCAGGCGTCCGCCGACAAGGCCGCGCTGGCCGCGGCGTTGCGCGGCGAGACCGGCGAAATCCGTTTCACCGACGCCTCCCGCAACGCGATCCTGGCAGGCTATGCGCCCGTGCCCAGCACCGGCTGGACCATCATCGCGCAACGGCCGGTCGCCAGCACCTTGCTGCCGCTGAACGATCTGCTGATGGCGACGGCGCGCAACACCCTGCCGTTGCTGGTGATGTCGATCGTGCTGATCTGGTTGCTGTCGCGCTGGATCGCCCGCCCGCTCGGCGAGCTGGCCGGCATTGCCAAGCGCATGCAGGACCCCGATTCCGCCGAGCGCATCCGCAAGGTGCGCTCCTGGTATTTCGAGGCCTCGCAGCTCAAGCGCGCGCTGTTGATGGGACTGACGTCGATCCAGCACAAGATCCGCGACCTGCGCCGCGCGTCCACCACCGACACCCTGACCAGCCTGCTGAACCGGCGTGGCCTGAACGAGGCCATGGCGTTGCTGCAGGCGGCCGAGACGCCGCTGGCCATCGTGGCGCTGGACATCGATCACTTCAAGAACATCAACGACCGCTACGGCCACGCCGCCGGCGACCGCGCCCTGCAGATTCTGGCGGCGTTGCTGACCGAAGGTTCACGCGGCGGCGACACCGTCGCCCGCAGCGGCGGCGAGGAATTCGTGATGCTGATGCCCGGCGCGTCGCTGGCGGCCGCGGTGGGCGCCGCCGAGCGCCTGCGCCTGAAACTCGAACGGCTGGGGACCGACACGGGCCTGCCCGCGCCCATCACCCTGTCGGCTGGCGTGGCCTGCTACCCCGCCCATGGCGCGACGCTGGACGAAGTCATGCAACGCGCCGACCGCGCCCTCTACTACGCCAAGAACCACGGCCGCAACGCGGTCTGCGTGGCGGACAACCATGCCGCGGACGGCGCGCGCATGGCGCTGCCGCGCTGA
- a CDS encoding YkgJ family cysteine cluster protein has translation MSLLETAALTLMSPALLAGDNNPATNPCLDCGACCSHFRVSFYIGELAGENGGQVPLDLVTQMSPLRACMKGTEMGGGRCISLRGELGRPGIHCAIYENRPTPCREFDIWQPDGSPNPDCQRLRLALGLPAVPPRPDAENDPQGPSHPNQPDQPAAA, from the coding sequence ATGTCCCTGCTCGAGACAGCCGCCCTGACCCTGATGTCGCCCGCCCTGCTGGCCGGCGACAACAACCCCGCCACCAATCCCTGCCTGGACTGCGGCGCCTGTTGCTCGCATTTCCGGGTGTCGTTCTATATCGGCGAACTGGCCGGTGAAAATGGCGGCCAGGTGCCTCTGGATCTGGTCACCCAGATGAGCCCGCTGCGCGCCTGCATGAAAGGCACCGAAATGGGCGGCGGCCGCTGCATCTCGCTGCGCGGCGAACTGGGCCGGCCGGGCATCCATTGCGCCATCTACGAAAACCGCCCGACACCCTGCCGCGAATTCGACATCTGGCAGCCCGACGGCTCGCCCAACCCCGATTGCCAGCGCCTGAGGCTGGCCCTGGGCCTGCCGGCAGTGCCGCCGCGCCCCGATGCCGAAAACGACCCGCAGGGCCCTTCGCATCCCAATCAGCCCGACCAGCCCGCGGCCGCCTGA
- a CDS encoding alpha/beta hydrolase translates to MTTPRTGALLIHGLGGTEFDMGSLHKVLARAGVETHGVTLPGHAGRPEDLLDVRVEDWMDVVTRRYRELCEQYEVVHVIGMCLGALLAVELCKRESHTRGALVSLSAPVFLDGWSTPWYRGLRYLLYHVPGVPRRIRVEEEDPYGVKSELVRAFIKAGFARGDGFHYQWVPLACVRQVDRLRGMVKRGLEQMRCPTLVMHAVEDELTSPRSARLLGARIPGASVVLLQDSYHMICVDHERERVMQNVLAFLGKDPGIVRVRRRAAESRRTRGATAPDEAQGLLVAAR, encoded by the coding sequence GTGACGACGCCTCGCACCGGAGCGCTGCTGATCCATGGCCTGGGCGGCACCGAATTCGACATGGGCTCGCTGCACAAGGTGCTGGCGCGCGCGGGAGTGGAAACCCATGGCGTGACGTTGCCCGGCCACGCCGGCCGGCCCGAGGACCTGCTGGACGTGCGGGTCGAGGACTGGATGGACGTGGTGACGCGCCGCTACCGCGAGTTGTGCGAGCAGTACGAAGTCGTGCACGTCATCGGCATGTGCCTGGGCGCGCTGCTGGCCGTGGAGCTGTGCAAACGCGAATCGCATACCCGGGGCGCGCTGGTGTCGCTGTCCGCGCCCGTGTTCCTGGATGGCTGGAGCACGCCGTGGTATCGCGGCCTGCGCTACCTGCTTTACCACGTGCCGGGGGTGCCGCGCCGCATCCGGGTCGAGGAAGAAGACCCCTACGGCGTCAAGAGCGAACTGGTGCGGGCCTTCATCAAGGCCGGCTTCGCGCGGGGCGACGGCTTCCATTACCAATGGGTGCCGCTGGCCTGCGTGCGCCAGGTCGACCGGTTGCGCGGCATGGTCAAGCGCGGGCTGGAGCAGATGCGCTGCCCGACGCTGGTGATGCACGCGGTCGAGGACGAGCTGACCAGCCCGCGTTCGGCGCGCCTGCTGGGCGCGCGGATTCCCGGCGCGTCGGTGGTGTTGCTGCAGGACAGTTACCACATGATCTGCGTGGATCACGAGCGCGAGCGCGTGATGCAGAACGTGCTGGCATTCCTGGGCAAGGATCCGGGCATCGTGCGTGTGCGGCGGCGCGCCGCAGAATCGCGGCGAACCCGCGGCGCAACCGCGCCGGACGAGGCGCAAGGCCTGCTGGTGGCCGCCCGCTAG
- a CDS encoding LTA synthase family protein, producing the protein MRHSSLIFVVAAFALLTLSRLALAAWQWQRVRNAGGLLPLLLGGLRIDAHQIGVMAALPAVLSPWFGHLPFAATAAGIWYLVAFILMAFLEVATPPFILEYDTRPNRLFVEYLKHPREVSGMLWRGYKGALLGGFGALGLIGWGAYELFGHAVPDAPLAWWQMPLASLAILAVVILAIRGTLGHRPINPSSVAYSSDGMLNTLALNSLYNVFYAVYSMKNEKSASAVYGGMDDDDMHRRVLAQAGLPYPPANADHPSLHRQPASRKTARPLNLVIILEESLGAQYSAGLGGMDLTPELDALARQAWTFTRAYATGTRSVRGLEAVVTGFLPTPAQAVLKLPRSQRGFFSLADLLGRHGYHSRFIYGGESHFDNMKGFFLGNGFKQIVDREDFVDPAFVGTWGASDEDMFNQLDRLLREDGDQPTFTLAFSVSNHSPWEYPAGRIQTDGNPATVENTVRYADWALGRFFERAKDAPYWENTVFLIAADHDSRVFGASLVPVRHFHIPAVILGAGIEARRDDRLISQIDLAPTLLSLIGVDTEHPMLGHDLTRSTPGRAIMQYDNTYGYLKENDLLVMAPNKTPVQYRYTAPEDYAPVALDPELAEEALAHALWPSWAYREGRYCIPAAAAPAQTASAPLTATR; encoded by the coding sequence ATGCGGCATTCAAGCTTGATTTTCGTGGTGGCGGCCTTTGCGCTGCTCACCCTCAGCCGCCTGGCCCTGGCCGCATGGCAATGGCAGCGCGTACGCAACGCGGGCGGCCTGCTGCCGCTGCTGCTGGGCGGCCTGCGCATCGACGCCCACCAGATCGGCGTCATGGCGGCGCTGCCGGCGGTGTTGTCGCCATGGTTCGGGCATTTGCCATTTGCCGCCACGGCCGCCGGCATCTGGTATCTGGTGGCTTTCATCCTGATGGCGTTCCTCGAGGTGGCCACGCCGCCTTTCATCCTGGAATACGACACCCGTCCCAACCGGCTGTTCGTCGAATACCTGAAGCACCCGCGCGAAGTCTCCGGCATGCTGTGGCGTGGCTACAAGGGTGCGCTGCTGGGCGGCTTCGGCGCCCTGGGGTTGATCGGCTGGGGCGCGTATGAGCTGTTCGGCCACGCCGTGCCCGATGCGCCGCTGGCCTGGTGGCAGATGCCGCTGGCCAGCCTGGCGATCCTGGCCGTGGTGATCCTGGCGATCCGCGGCACGCTGGGCCACCGTCCCATCAATCCGTCATCGGTCGCCTACAGTTCGGACGGCATGCTCAACACCCTGGCGCTGAACTCGCTGTACAACGTGTTCTACGCCGTCTACAGCATGAAGAACGAGAAGTCGGCCTCGGCCGTGTATGGCGGCATGGACGACGACGACATGCATCGCCGCGTGCTGGCGCAAGCCGGCCTGCCTTACCCGCCGGCCAATGCCGACCACCCCAGCCTGCATCGCCAGCCCGCCAGCCGTAAAACCGCCCGCCCCCTCAACCTGGTCATCATCCTGGAAGAGAGCCTGGGCGCCCAATACAGCGCCGGCCTGGGCGGCATGGACCTGACGCCCGAACTGGACGCGCTGGCGCGCCAGGCCTGGACCTTCACCCGCGCCTACGCCACCGGCACGCGCTCCGTGCGCGGCCTGGAGGCCGTGGTGACGGGTTTCCTGCCGACTCCGGCGCAGGCGGTGCTGAAGCTGCCGCGATCGCAGCGCGGCTTCTTCTCGCTGGCCGACCTGCTGGGCCGCCACGGCTACCACTCGCGCTTCATCTACGGCGGCGAATCGCACTTCGACAACATGAAAGGCTTCTTCCTGGGCAACGGTTTCAAGCAGATCGTCGACCGCGAGGACTTCGTCGATCCCGCCTTCGTCGGCACCTGGGGCGCGTCGGACGAGGACATGTTCAACCAGCTCGACCGCCTGCTGCGCGAAGATGGCGACCAGCCCACCTTCACCCTGGCCTTCAGCGTGTCGAACCATTCGCCGTGGGAATATCCGGCGGGCCGCATCCAGACCGACGGCAATCCGGCCACGGTGGAAAACACCGTGCGCTATGCCGACTGGGCGCTGGGCCGCTTCTTCGAGCGCGCCAAGGACGCGCCGTATTGGGAAAACACCGTATTCCTGATTGCCGCCGACCATGACTCGCGCGTGTTCGGCGCCAGCCTGGTGCCGGTGCGCCATTTCCATATACCGGCGGTGATCCTGGGCGCGGGTATCGAAGCGCGGCGCGACGATCGCCTGATCAGCCAGATCGACCTGGCGCCGACGCTGCTGTCGCTGATCGGCGTCGACACCGAGCACCCCATGCTGGGCCACGACCTGACCCGCAGCACCCCGGGCCGCGCCATCATGCAGTACGACAACACCTATGGCTACCTGAAGGAAAACGACCTGCTGGTGATGGCGCCAAACAAGACGCCCGTGCAATACCGCTACACCGCGCCCGAAGACTACGCGCCGGTGGCGCTGGACCCGGAACTGGCCGAGGAAGCGCTGGCACACGCGCTGTGGCCCAGCTGGGCCTACCGCGAGGGCCGCTACTGCATCCCCGCCGCGGCCGCGCCCGCGCAAACCGCGTCCGCGCCGCTGACTGCCACGCGCTGA
- a CDS encoding helix-turn-helix transcriptional regulator: MSDLVVVHHAIPDVLLTPFSIQHPRASKGISVPDHSHNEGMLVLVHAGLVLVQAGTQVWTVLPGSLGWIPPGVQHAARWFGEARGSFLYVRADACARLPDHCRSWPSSRLIDALIERFTTSQSGELSDVYLEQLFDVLLAEITQREHAPVLLPMPHDPRLQDLANSLLGTPDDTSGIDEWAQRLNMSSRTLMRRFRQETGVTLGQWRQQARLLRALEMLCRGGSVTEAALSVGYESTSAFIGSFRSAFGMTPTRYLAGRE, translated from the coding sequence ATGTCCGACCTGGTCGTGGTCCACCACGCCATCCCCGATGTCTTGTTGACGCCCTTCAGCATCCAGCACCCCCGGGCGTCCAAGGGCATCTCCGTGCCCGACCATTCCCACAACGAGGGCATGCTGGTGCTCGTGCATGCGGGTCTGGTGCTGGTGCAGGCCGGCACCCAGGTCTGGACGGTGCTGCCCGGCAGCCTGGGCTGGATTCCACCTGGGGTGCAGCATGCCGCGCGCTGGTTCGGCGAGGCGCGCGGTTCGTTCCTGTACGTGCGGGCCGATGCCTGCGCCCGGCTGCCGGATCATTGCCGCTCCTGGCCGTCGTCGCGACTGATCGACGCGTTGATCGAGCGCTTCACCACCAGCCAGTCGGGCGAGCTGTCCGACGTCTACCTGGAACAGCTGTTCGACGTGCTGCTGGCCGAGATCACGCAACGCGAGCACGCGCCGGTGTTGCTGCCGATGCCGCATGATCCGCGCCTGCAGGACCTGGCCAATTCCCTGCTGGGCACGCCCGACGACACCTCCGGCATCGACGAATGGGCGCAACGGTTGAACATGTCGTCGCGCACCCTGATGCGCCGTTTCCGCCAGGAGACCGGCGTCACGCTGGGCCAATGGCGCCAGCAGGCGCGGCTGTTGCGCGCGCTGGAAATGCTCTGCCGCGGCGGGTCGGTGACCGAGGCGGCGCTGTCTGTGGGCTACGAAAGCACCAGCGCCTTCATCGGCAGTTTCCGCAGCGCTTTTGGCATGACGCCCACGCGCTACCTGGCCGGCCGGGAATAG